AAAAAGTTCAGATAGTTTATGGAATGCATTAGCAGTAGCCATGATTGCCTTAGGGAGTCTCATCACCACTGTAGGTGTTGTTTTATGCGCTACTGGACTCGCTCTTCTCCCTGGGACAGGAGTAGCTGCTTGCGGCACAGCATTATTAGGGGTTGGCATCGGATTATTTGCCCAAAATAAACATAATGCGCTTATAAGAAAAACAACAGATTTGCTCGAAGAAATCGATAATACCCATCTATTGCCTTAAAGGCTTAACTAAATTAAAGAGACTTTAATGATTAATAGACCATTTGTATAACTAGCAGATTTTGCTTGAGTGCAAGAGGTCTATTTAGATATCAGTGAAGTAAGAGCATTATAAATAGAAAATTGAACATAAAACAAAAAGGATGTACAATAAGTTGTTTTAACTAAGCCTTATTTGAGAGAACTTAATGGCTAATATTAACATAGCTTTTTTGATGCTTAATAAAAACGGACCACTACTCCACTATAAAGAGCATAAGAGCTCCAATAGAGCAAATTCAAGCTCATCAACAGAGTCAGAGGGAACTTGTGAGGGTTTTAAGAACGTCGCCGGGGTTCTTAAATTAATGGCGGAAGAGCAAAAAAATTATCAGTTCTTTGTAATTTACGATGAAAATGATCCTGAGAAGGACAAACATTTTGAACTTGCTACTCAAGCAATAAGAAAAAGCCAAAAAAAAGATATCGATCTCAGTGTCATATCTATAAATAATAATGTGCCAAATTGTCCCCCCCCTTTATATCATTCTTACGTTGATGCCGAACTTTCAGAATGTCAAACTGATCAACAACGCATTGAACATATTGCTCGTGATACGTTTAATTCCATAAAGCGAGAATTGACTTTTGTGGAAGAGTTAAACAAGAAAAAGCTTCAATTTGAAAAACAACTATCATTAATCAAAGCCAAAGCTGAAAATTTAGATCAAAGAGGACATGACGCAGCCGCTAAAAAAGCTAATGAACTTCACCTACGTTTGACTGAATTATCTGACGGTTATTTCGAAAATCCATCTCGTGATAACTATGAGTATTTCAAAAAAGAAGCGCAAGAAGCTATAAATAACTCAAAATCAGAACTTCAAAATCATAGAGGATGGAATCATATTTTAGCTAATATTGGTCTTGCAATTCTAGGTTTTCTTGTTTTATACGTTGCCGCAGTCGCGATCAATCGAGGTTTCTTTTTCACTCAAACCCAATCAGAAAAACTAGTAGAAGACGTGGATCATCTAATTGATACAGATGAATATGAAGCAGATCTCTCTATCTTGGCTCCGAGACGATAGCGATTCTGCTCTATTCTTACCAACGTTTCACGGCTTGTGCTCAACTCGCCTGGGTGGAAATCCAATAGACTGAAACCCGGGTTTCACTTCGTTGCACCCAGGCTACAACAATGTCGTGATCTCAAATATCATTTAAACCTTAATATTTTGACCAATTTGACTAGACGCCATGTAAAAACCAATGCTTTCCCCAGCCCTTTCCTTGCAGTCAATGGAACCTGATTGGGTCAAAGAATAATTCATCTCCAAAGGGTTGCAGATCATGGCTCTTACCAATCGCGATCCCGCTCCTGGCATACCGGCGTGCATTACTTTTTTATTATCGACTAGCAGAATGTCCCCTTTTTCCCATAAGCAAGATGAATAATAAGCTCTTATCAATTGCGCTAGCTCTTTAATATCTTGCTTGGTAAAACAACTTCCCACACGTACATTATTATAAGAAGAGTCTTTGTTCTTCTTTATAGTAGCTTTCAACATATTAATTTTTGCACTTAAATTTTTAAATGCATTTTTAGGAGAATAAAATAGAGAGGCAAAAATCATATACGCATACTCCAAGATCTTCAACACAAATGTTGGCAATCTCCATACAAGTCGATGCCAAAACCATGTTTTTCCTGGATAATCATTCATAAAGCAACGTCGCATTTCTTCATTAAGACCAGTGATTTCAAATAAATTGATTTGCAATGATTTCTTTTTAGTTAATGGATGTTCAAAAATATTGGGTTTATACATGAGAACCAATTGCTCCTCCCCTTCGCCTACAACAGGAAGATCGAAGCGATTACAAATTTCTATTATGGTTTCCCTCGGTATTTGATAACGTTTCTCAACCTCAGAAACTAACCATTTAGATACAAAAAATGTATTGGATTCTAACTTATTCCTCAATCCTTCGCTCAACTGAGCATAGATTTTTTCCATGTTAATCAAACCAGTCTCACCACCAAGAAGTGAAGGTTGTAGACAACAAAAACAAATAAAACTAGGCACATCAGCACTATAATAGTTTTCACTATGAAAACCACCAAGATATAAAGTTCCCCCTGTCTTGTACACTGCATTGGTATGTAATACATACTTTAAATCACCGGCATGAATTCGTCCCTCCTCTGACATAAAGGCTTCACTAATTCCGTTCAATCCTTGGATTTTCAGCACCGTATTTTCAAAATCACTATCTGAAGTAACATCAAAACCTCTTAGCAAAACGGCACCATAGTTTGCTATATCTTCAATTACTTTTTGGGAATTGGCAGCAAGAAATTGGTATAAAAAATTAAGGTCTTTGGATTCTTTAGCCTCAATAACGCGTGGCATTTCATGTTCTTCGGAAGCCATTAATCTCTCTTCTCTACGAAGAAAACGAGTATTCACTCCGACATACTCTTTATCCATATTGAGACACTCCTCTAAATGTATTGTCTTTCAATAACCACTATAGCACATATAAAAAAAGAGAATAAAATCAAGTGACCTTGTTACTGGCATCGTTGATAAATTGCATAATTGCTACTTGTCAGCAAATAACAATAGTGTTGCCATAGGGGCTTAAATTCCGATGATTTTTGCATAAAGTTTAAATAATCAAACGAGCTCTTAAGCGAGTTTTTATGTGTATTAATGTCCACATAAACCAATTGTGGCCGATAGCGCTTAAAGTCTTCTATTATATAATGTCTCAGTTGCTGTTCTGCTATTAAGCACTCATTATCACACTGTTGAAGTGCGTATTGCTTATTTAATAGGCCGGGGAGCATCCATAAAGTAGGAAATCTCGAGCCGAGTTTAGAATCAGAATAATAAACAACAGGTAAAGTACGAGATAAGTCAGTGGAAAAAAAGAATATATATTGATTCTGAGCATACTTCCTAGCAATGTTTGTTAATTGTTGAAAACTACTGGAGGTATTTTTATAGTAAAAAAGCCTATTATAAAAATCGACGAAGTAAGGCAGCAAAGTAAGATAGAATTGAGAAACAATAATTGCTGTAAGAAATGCGGGATACCATTTATTTTTATCTTTATTGAGAACTAAATTATAAGCCAAAAGAGTTGCTAATAAGGAGTTCATAGTTATCAAAGGATAGGCATGATAAAACCATCCCTTGCCTTGAACAATAAAGGAAGACATAAACCCTAATATAATGACTATTAATAATAGCTCCATACGTCCTATACATTGTGATAACAGCAATGAGCCCAATATCAACAATACAGCATTAACGAGAGCATGATTGGTCAATAGATCAATGATATTGTTATGCTCAGGCACATAAAATTTTAAAACCCAAGGTAAAATAATAGAATAAAAATCAGGCAGTAAAACAGCGATGGAAATTAAATAAGCAACGAATATCGCCAAAATCACTTGAGCCTCTAGTCGGAATAGTGTTTTCCAACTACGCCGCCAATACATCAATAATAATTCGCAAAATACTAGACTAAATAAAAAATACGGCTTAATGGCAAAACCAAGTGCGGCCAAAACACTGATAGTAATCCTTAAAGTCGGCGTAAATTGGCGGTCAGAGGCGGACTGATAGAGCAAAAAATAATAAGGCATGGCCAAGATCAACATCAAATGCTCACGCTCACCAAAACAATAGGCCGATAAAATGAGCAAGCAAAAAGCTAAGGTAAGTAAGAGCCATAAGAAGCTCTTTTCACCATTGACTGTACCAGAGAATTGTAATGAATCACCAGGATTGAAGTTTACAGAGTTAATATGAAGCAGATAATGACAAATAGTTAAAGAATAGATGATAAAAATATAAATAATGAGTTTAAATAGCAAAACGTTGCTTAGGGAAAAGGTATTAGCTAACCAATTAATACCCATACTAAAATAATAAATTAATGGAGGATTACTCTCAAATAAATCGTGGACATAGTTACCGCCAGCCAATAACCGCTTTCCCCCTTCCAATAAAAACAGCATATCCCAATCCTGATATATATGGATTTGAATAAATACCGAAAGCACGAACAGTATAGCGAGGTAAATGACAAATGATTTTTGCCTCATTGAATAGCGATCCTGTTATATTCAATTAATGATTGACTATGAGCACCACCAATATAAATCACAAACAACTTTATAGCTCCACCTATTGTTAAGTTAATTGCTTAAAATTCAAGCACATAACTATTTTTTACAAAGATTGTATTATCTTTAAATCACCGCTATGTTAAATAAGGGGTTGACGATTTAATACTAGTTATATTTTGCAGAATAAACAACCTGCATAATGTCTGTAAAAAATAATGACTGGACTATATTGATACGATAAAATGATGGATTTTGAGTTTGTATCAAAATAGAAAGAATTCATTGTTATCATCAATTACAAGGGGTCGATGGAATGACAAGTACAGCAGAAATAATGGAGCTCACGGACTTAAATTCAGGTAATAAAAAGTCAAAAAAAATCAAAGACAATCTAGATCAAGTTTTTCTGACCCAGAAAGGACTTGACCAAATTAAAGAAAACTTGAATAGAATGGTCGATGCCATGGCCCATAATCCAAGTTATATCTCACGTGCAGCAGCTTTTTGGGGCGAACTTCCCTTATGGCAAAAAATTGTAGCCGGTGCTGTTCTGATTATTCCTATTTTTGCCATCGCCATGGTACTTCAATCCGCCATATTTCTTGCCCTCAGTATATTTACCCTCATCACTTATACAGCAAGCAGTCTTCTACTAGATAACCACCATAATCTTAATTTAAATCGTACAGAACATTTAAAAGCGGGTCTCACAAGCTTAGCAGATACCTTGGGCGTAATTATCATCTCTTTAGATAAATTGCGCGAACAATTAGCGGTTGAAATAGAACAGTTTCAGCTAGAAAATGAAAAATTAGCGATTAATGTCAAAGATTTAGGTGAGGAAATACAAGAACTGATTGAACAAAGAAAACTACTGCAAGAAACAGAACAAGCATTACGTCAAACCAATAAAGAACTGGAAAAAGTGGCGGACTCATTAAAAAAATCTCTCAAAGAACACACCGAACTGTTAGAACAAAGTGAAGCGCTGTTACACCAGGTACAAAAAGACTATAAGTTGGCCCAATCTGATTTGACAGACAAAATAAAGGAACTGAACCAAACCAGACAGGACATGGGAGAAAAAATTGAAACCTTAAGTGGTGTGGCCGATTCATTGCAGGGTTTGCTACAAACATTTACCGACCAACTCAAGTTGGATAAAACACAACAAGAAGCGTTTAGAAAAAAGATAAAAGAGATATTAAGTGATGAAACAAAAAGCCTTCTGATAATAGCCGAACGACTCAGCACGATTGAACTAAAGCTGTCAGCAGAAAAAGATGAATACAATCGACTTAATGAGCAATACAGGCAACTTATAGAGCGTAATGAAACCCAGGTAGGTCGTCTAGAACGGACTGGACCAACCAATCCCCAGCAAGAACAAGTCAGTCAGGCTGTAGCATTGAAAAATGTTGGATTTTATGCGGTGAATACACAGCATCATGAGGTAACAACACCACATCAAGATAGCCGATTAGCAGCCCACCATTAAAGGAGAAATACCATCATTTACAAGCAATCATCTTGAACTTTTGTTCTAGACAGTTGCTACTCAACGGTTAATCCTATGTTGGCTGGTTTAGCCTGGTTGCGTGTAGAGCACAGGTGAGCTCTTAATGGTGTTAGCTTAAGGGGAAGGAAGCCCGGATTGACGAAATCTCCAAGATTGAGGCTACACTCCCAGAGGACGCTGCACAAATGCAGGCTATGTTATAAAAACTTAAGTTAACACCATGAACCAAACGGACTACATCGCTTCTATCAATAGTAGATAAATAGATACGTAATTATTTAAGAATATTTTTTGAAGAAAGAACGTCTTGTATATTAGGCTCTGCTTCGCCCAAATCATCACCTTGCTTATGCGTTATATCCTCTTCCTCGCCTGGCTTAGTAGGTTGTTTTTTTAATATCTCTCTAGATGTTTCGAGAAAAGACCATACTTTTGTGCGCTTAGGTTGCTTTGCTTTCATTTATTAGCTACTCCTTTAATAAACTCTCATTTTAT
This Legionella fallonii LLAP-10 DNA region includes the following protein-coding sequences:
- a CDS encoding LegC2/C7 family Dot/Icm T4SS effector → MTSTAEIMELTDLNSGNKKSKKIKDNLDQVFLTQKGLDQIKENLNRMVDAMAHNPSYISRAAAFWGELPLWQKIVAGAVLIIPIFAIAMVLQSAIFLALSIFTLITYTASSLLLDNHHNLNLNRTEHLKAGLTSLADTLGVIIISLDKLREQLAVEIEQFQLENEKLAINVKDLGEEIQELIEQRKLLQETEQALRQTNKELEKVADSLKKSLKEHTELLEQSEALLHQVQKDYKLAQSDLTDKIKELNQTRQDMGEKIETLSGVADSLQGLLQTFTDQLKLDKTQQEAFRKKIKEILSDETKSLLIIAERLSTIELKLSAEKDEYNRLNEQYRQLIERNETQVGRLERTGPTNPQQEQVSQAVALKNVGFYAVNTQHHEVTTPHQDSRLAAHH
- a CDS encoding TauD/TfdA family dioxygenase, producing the protein MDKEYVGVNTRFLRREERLMASEEHEMPRVIEAKESKDLNFLYQFLAANSQKVIEDIANYGAVLLRGFDVTSDSDFENTVLKIQGLNGISEAFMSEEGRIHAGDLKYVLHTNAVYKTGGTLYLGGFHSENYYSADVPSFICFCCLQPSLLGGETGLINMEKIYAQLSEGLRNKLESNTFFVSKWLVSEVEKRYQIPRETIIEICNRFDLPVVGEGEEQLVLMYKPNIFEHPLTKKKSLQINLFEITGLNEEMRRCFMNDYPGKTWFWHRLVWRLPTFVLKILEYAYMIFASLFYSPKNAFKNLSAKINMLKATIKKNKDSSYNNVRVGSCFTKQDIKELAQLIRAYYSSCLWEKGDILLVDNKKVMHAGMPGAGSRLVRAMICNPLEMNYSLTQSGSIDCKERAGESIGFYMASSQIGQNIKV